One Oncorhynchus clarkii lewisi isolate Uvic-CL-2024 chromosome 28, UVic_Ocla_1.0, whole genome shotgun sequence genomic region harbors:
- the LOC139386478 gene encoding carbonic anhydrase, which yields MSHSWGYGPSDGPEKWCDGFPVANGPRQSPIDIIPGQTSYDSTLKPLKLKYDPSNSTDILNNGHSFQVGFVDDVDSSTLTGGPITGIYRLKQFHFHWGASDDRGSEHTVNGIKFPCELHLVHWNTKYPSFGEAASEPDGLAVVGVFLKIGAANPRLQKVLDALGAIKSKGKQTTFSNFDAKTLLPCSLDYWTYDGSLTTPPLLESVTWIVLKEPISVSPTQMGKFRSLMFSGDGEAPCCMQDNYRPPQPLKGRKVRRSFK from the exons ATGTCTCACAGCTGGGGATATGGACCATCTGATG GACCTGAGAAGTGGTGTGATGGCTTTCCTGTTGCTAATGGACCCAGGCAGTCTCCTATTGATATAATTCCTGGTCAAACCTCCTATGATTCTACCTTGAAGCCCCTCAAACTGAAATATGACCCATCCAACTCCACAGACATTCTGAACAATGGCCATTCCTTCCAAGTTGGCTTTGTGGATGATGTTGACAGTTCAA CACTGACCGGAGGCCCCATCACTGGCATATACAGGCTGAAGCAGTTCCACTTCCACTGGGGCGCCAGTGACGACAGGGGCTCTGAGCACACCGTCAATGGAATCAAGTTCCCCTGTGAG CTCCATCTGGTGCACTGGAACACCAAGTACCCTAGCTTTGGTGAGGCCGCTAGTGAACCCGATGGACTCGCTGTGGTTGGAGTGTTTCTGAAG ATTGGTGCTGCAAACCCCAGACTGCAGAAGGTTCTCGATGCTCTGGGGGCCATCAAATCAAAG GGAAAGCAAACTACATTTTCCAACTTTGATGCCAAAACTCTGTTGCCTTGCTCACTGGACTACTGGACATATGATGGCTCCCTGACCACTCCCCCTCTGCTGGAGAGTGTCACCTGGATCGTCCTGAAGGAACCGATCAGTGTCAGCCCTACCCAG ATGGGTAAATTCCGCAGCTTAATGTTCAGTGGTGATGGAGAGGCACCTTGCTGCATGCAGGACAACTACCGGCCCCCTCAGCCTCTCAAGGGACGCAAGGTCCGCCGGTCCTTCAAGTAA